Below is a window of Brachyspira hampsonii DNA.
CTGGAGAACAGGGAAGAGGTTTTGCTATAGTTGCAAGCGAAGTAAGATCTTTAGCTCAGACTGTTAATGAAGCTGCAAATAATATTACTTCTATTGTAGATGAAACTGTAAAAAGAGTAGAAATTGGAAATGAATCAGCAAGTAAATCATCTTCTATACTAAATACTATTAATGATTTGGTAAAAGAAATGGAAAATGAACTTCAGTATATATCTCAGTCTATAATGCAGGAAGAAGACGGAATAGCACAAATGAATATTGCTATAAAAGAATTAAATAATATTACTCAGGAAAACTCAAGTTTAGCTACTCAAAACTCAGCCTCTAGCTCTGAAATATCAAATATGAGTAAAGATATTATTAATGAAATAGAATATTTTAAAGTAAAATAAAAAATAATTTAATACTAATTTATTTATATAAAGATAATCAAGTAAACACTAATGATAAATATATAAAAAAATGATAACTAATTATATATAAAAATTAGTTATCATTTTATTAATCTTAATACCTAATTATTTATTATAAAGAAAAAAATATTTTTCCATTTTCTACATTAGCACTAGCAACCAAAACTTTTACTCTATCTCCCAACTCATAAGCCTTTACTTTATCAACATATACACTTTGCATATCCTGATAAAATCTATAATTAGAACCCACATAAGTAGCCTCTATAAAACCTTCTATCTCCAAACCTTCTATCTCAACATATATTCCCTTTTGAGTTATAGAACTTACAGATCCGTAATATTCATCTCCAAGTCTGTCTTTCATATATCTTGCCGCTTTTATTTGAATAAGATATCTTTCAGCCTTTTTTGAACTTTTATCAAGCATAGATAAACTATCAATAGAATCTTTGCATATATTTTTTAATTTATCATTTACAGAATTATTATCAGATAAAATGGTATCTTTAACTATTCTATGTATAAGTAAATCAGCATATCTTCTTATAGGAGAAGTAAAATAAGTATAATAGTCAAGTCCCAAACCAAAATGACTTTTATTTACTATGCTGTAAGAAGAAGGCGTCATAGAACGAAGAAGTACAGGTATAAGCAAATTTTCTTCCGGTTTTCCTTTTATATTATCTATGAATCCTTTTATATCATAAGTTTTATCAGGATTTTCTTTCAAATTATAACCTTTAGTATGTGCAAGTATTTTAAAATTATTAAATCTGTATTCATCAGGGAGTCCATGATAACGATATATAACTCCGTCATAACTTGATAATTTTTCAGCTATTTTACTGTTGGCAAGAAGCATTAATTCTTCTATTATTGCCATAGATTCTTTTTTTTCTTCGGCATAAAACTCTATAGGCATACCTTCATCATTAAGAACTATTTTTATATCCTGATTTTCAAATTCTACTCCCCTGCCCTCTTTTCTCTTTTTATACAAAATATTTTTTATATTTAAAGCATTATTAATAAGTTCTAAAAGCCAATCCTCATCGCTCTCTTCTTTTTTTATAAGTTTTTCAGCATAATCATAAGATAATTTTCTGTCAGATCTTATAACACTTTTACAAACAGATGAAGATAATATTTCACCTTCATTATTGATATCAGCGATAAATGTAATAGCAAATCTGTCCTCATTCTCATTTAAAGAAATTATATTATTAGATAAAATTTCAGGAAACATATTATAAACTGTATCAATTAAATAAGTGGAATTTCCTCTAGCCCTAGCCTCCAAATCTAAAGGAGAATCAAGCTCTATAAAATGACTCACATCAGAAATATGAATATACACTTTATAATTATCAGTTTTTTCTATACTAAAAGCATCGTCCAAATCTTTTGAACTTTCGCTGTCTATAGTTATTGTTTTTAAACTTCTTAAATCAATTCTGTCATCTTCTATATTTGTAAAATCAGCATTATTATTTATTTCTTCTGCTAATTTTAATAATTCTTCACTGAAATTTAATTTTATATTATAAGACTTAGCTATAATCTTAGAATCTGATTTAGCATCTTTAGGATCAACATTTACTCTTATAGATTTTACAGTTTTAGGAGCTTCTTCTTTACCTTCTAGTTTATTAATATATTGCCTTCCCTCTTTTGTTACGCG
It encodes the following:
- a CDS encoding RNB domain-containing ribonuclease, with the translated sequence MKTEEELIKKLMKNQMDYNIFIKFNSKTALEKTSLTNLIRKAISSGYIEKTAGNLLRVTKEGRQYINKLEGKEEAPKTVKSIRVNVDPKDAKSDSKIIAKSYNIKLNFSEELLKLAEEINNNADFTNIEDDRIDLRSLKTITIDSESSKDLDDAFSIEKTDNYKVYIHISDVSHFIELDSPLDLEARARGNSTYLIDTVYNMFPEILSNNIISLNENEDRFAITFIADINNEGEILSSSVCKSVIRSDRKLSYDYAEKLIKKEESDEDWLLELINNALNIKNILYKKRKEGRGVEFENQDIKIVLNDEGMPIEFYAEEKKESMAIIEELMLLANSKIAEKLSSYDGVIYRYHGLPDEYRFNNFKILAHTKGYNLKENPDKTYDIKGFIDNIKGKPEENLLIPVLLRSMTPSSYSIVNKSHFGLGLDYYTYFTSPIRRYADLLIHRIVKDTILSDNNSVNDKLKNICKDSIDSLSMLDKSSKKAERYLIQIKAARYMKDRLGDEYYGSVSSITQKGIYVEIEGLEIEGFIEATYVGSNYRFYQDMQSVYVDKVKAYELGDRVKVLVASANVENGKIFFSL